Below is a genomic region from Planktothrix serta PCC 8927.
GATATCTTCTAACGGTGTAAACAAATCTACTAAAATCGTTGCGGCTTCGCTCAAGGCTTCTTGGGGTGACAAACTCCCATTTGTCCAAATTTCCAGAATCAGTCTGTCTTTTTCTTCATTCCCACCGACCCGCGCTTCCTCAACGATATAATTGACTTTTCGCACTGGCATAAACACGGCATCAATTTGCAGAAAATCTACAGCCGTTGCATCATAACTGTGTTCAACGGCGCGATATCCACATCCCTTCTCAATTTGGAATTCCATTTCCAAGGTTGCCCCAGGAGCCAGGGTAGCGATATATTGGTTTCTGTCTACGACCTCAACCTCTGAAGGTAACTCAAAATGACCCGCCGTCACCGTCGCTGGGCCTTGAACTTCTAAGCGACCGATTTGTTTTTGGTAGGTATAGCTTTTGAGTACAACTTCTTTCAAGTTTAGGAGAATTTCTAAAACATCTTCCCGAACCCCTTGAATCGTTGCAAACTCATGATTAACATTGGCAAACCGTGCTGATGTAATCGCCGTTCCTTCTAAGTTCGAGAGTAAAACCCGTCTTAGAGCATTACCAACTGTCGTCCCTTGACCCCGTTCTAAAAACCCTAAGACGAATTT
It encodes:
- a CDS encoding DNA-directed RNA polymerase subunit alpha — protein: MAGFKIECIESNTDAHRTQYGKFVLGFLERGQGTTVGNALRRVLLSNLEGTAITSARFANVNHEFATIQGVREDVLEILLNLKEVVLKSYTYQKQIGRLEVQGPATVTAGHFELPSEVEVVDRNQYIATLAPGATLEMEFQIEKGCGYRAVEHSYDATAVDFLQIDAVFMPVRKVNYIVEEARVGGNEEKDRLILEIWTNGSLSPQEALSEAATILVDLFTPLEDITLESIKSDQNDDIDPTSQIPIEELQLSVRAYNCLKRAQINLVGDLLDYTQEDFLEIQNFGQKSAEEVIEVLQKRLGITLPKERASKPKDIALESIKSDQNDDIDPTS